A window from Prinia subflava isolate CZ2003 ecotype Zambia chromosome Z, Cam_Psub_1.2, whole genome shotgun sequence encodes these proteins:
- the LOC134563806 gene encoding myogenesis-regulating glycosidase-like: MDTWITHRAGKHGNFSKGDAKERHLTENVTRVKQKPSKELRPMLGAILLGLILFIAAVVAWCYYTVSLRKAEQLKTELMDLRADGFVIRNQHGDVVFRLAFRSGSLDLESCSKEGEILSCSRSSRGPLNFFIQTVKPKDTVMCYRVRWEELAAGPAVEHTMFWEDAHWYGGSEMSTQHWPIRLAGYQEPVPYVTSDVYSFRDSFGGILERYWLSSKVAAIKINDSVPFHLGFNATERALFFQARYKDSPYKPPPGQQPFPELSYRVCVGSDVTSIHKYMVRRYFNKPSKIPAENAFRYPIWSTWALYKKDINQDKVLNFARDIKKYHFNCSHIEIDDMYTQAYGDFDFDPVKFPNVTEMFAKLREDGFKVTLWIHPFIHIDSPSFDVGIERQLFIKEPSGRLPAMVEWWNGIGAILDFTNPAARDWFQSHLRQLRHKYGISSFKFDAGETSYLPKQFSTFRPLSDPSIWSRRYTEMAIPFYELAEVRVGYQSQNISCFFRIIDRDSVWGYELGLKSLIPTVLTISMLGYPFVLPDMIGGNFLPNKTEGAVEIPDRELYVRWLELSAFMPSMQFSIPPWLYDKEVVEIAQKFTELHESLVAPLLLELAGEVTDTGDPIIRPIWWISPRDEATHRIDSQFLIGDTLMVAPVLEMGKQERDVYLPAGKWRSYKGELFEKTPVLLTDYPVDLDEVAYFLWVS; encoded by the coding sequence ATGGACACTTGGATCACCCACCGAGCAGGGAAACATGGAAACTTTTCAAAGGGTGATGCCAAAGAAAGGCACTTGACTGAAAATGTCACACGGGTGAAGCAGAAGCCGTCCAAGGAGCTGAGGCCTATGCTGGGCGCCATCTTGCTGGGCCTCATCCTGTTCATTGCTGCGGTGGTGGCCTGGTGCTACTACACGGTGTCCCTGAGGAAGGCGGAGCAGCTCAAGACGGAGCTGATGGACCTGCGGGCGGACGGCTTTGTCATCCGCAACCAGCACGGGGACGTGGTGTTCCGGCTGGCCTTCCGCTCGGGCAGCCTGGACCTGGAGTCGTGTTCCAAGGAGGGCGAGATCCTGAGCTGCTCGCGCTCCAGCCGGGGGCCGCTCAACTTCTTCATCCAGACGGTGAAGCCCAAGGACACGGTGATGTGCTACCGCGTGCGCTGGGAGGAGCTGGCGGCCGGCCCGGCCGTGGAGCACACCATGTTCTGGGAGGACGCCCACTGGTACGGGGGCTCGGAGATGAGCACCCAGCACTGGCCCATCCGCCTGGCCGGCTACCAGGAGCCCGTGCCCTACGTCACCAGCGACGTCTACTCCTTCCGCGACAGCTTTGGCGGCATCCTCGAGCGCTATTGGCTCTCCTCCAAGGTGGCGGCCATCAAGATCAACGACTCCGTGCCCTTTCACCTGGGTTTCAACGCCACTGAGCGCGCTCTCTTCTTCCAGGCCCGCTACAAGGACTCCCCCTACAAACCCCCACCAGGCCAGCAGCCCTTCCCCGAGCTCAGCTACCGCGTCTGCGTGGGCTCCGATGTCACCTCCATCCACAAGTACATGGTGCGCAGGTACTTCAACAAGCCCTCCAAGATCCCTGCTGAGAACGCCTTCCGATACCCCATATGGTCCACATGGGCCCTCTACAAAAAAGATATAAACCAGGACAAAGTTCTGAATTTTGCAAGAGACATTAAGAAGTACCATTTTAACTGCAGCCACATTGAGATTGATGACATGTATACCCAAGCCTATGGGGACTTTGACTTTGACCCTGTCAAGTTCCCCAATGTAACAGAGATGTTTGCCAAGCTGAGGGAAGATGGATTTAAGGTCACTCTGTGGATTCATCCTTTTATACACATAGATTCACCCAGTTTTGATGTGGGGATTGAGCGTCAGCTGTTCATCAAGGAGCCATCGGGGCGGCTGCCGGCCATGGTGGAATGGTGGAATGGCATTGGGGCCATCCTGGACTTCACCAACCCAGCAGCTCGTGACTGGTTCCAGAGCCACCTGCGCCAGCTCCGGCACAAGTACGGCATCTCATCCTTCAAGTTTGATGCGGGCGAGACCAGCTACCTGCCCAAGCAGTTCAGCACCTTCCGCCCGCTGTCAGACCCCAGCATTTGGTCCCGGCGCTACACGGAGATGGCCATTCCCTTCTACGAGCTGGCCGAGGTGCGGGTGGGCTACCAGTCACAGAACATCTCCTGCTTCTTCCGTATCATTGACCGCGACTCTGTCTGGGGCTACGAGCTCGGCCTCAAATCCCTCATCCCCACCGTCCTCACCATCAGCATGCTGGGGTACCCATTTGTACTGCCAGATATGATTGGAGGAAACTTCCTCCCTAACAAGACGGAGGGCGCGGTGGAGATCCCCGACCGGGAGCTGTACGTGCGCTGGCTGGAGCTGTCGGCCTTCATGCCCTCCATGCAGTTCTCCATCCCGCCCTGGCTCTATGACAAGGAGGTGGTGGAGATTGCGCAGAAGTTCACGGAGCTCCACGAGTCGCTGGTGGCCccgctgctgctggagctggcgGGGGAGGTCACCGACACGGGTGACCCCATCATCCGTCCCATCTGGTGGATCTCGCCCCGCGACGAGGCCACTCACCGGATCGACTCCCAGTTCCTCATTGGGGACACCCTCATGGTGGCTCCTGTGCTGGAGATGGGCAAGCAGGAGCGAGATGTCTACCTGCCAGCGGGCAAGTGGCGCAGCTACAAGGGAGAGCTGTTTGAGAAGACGCCAGTGCTGCTCACCGACTATCCCGTTGACCTGGATGAAGTTGCCTATTTCCTCTGGGTTTCCTAA
- the LOC134563729 gene encoding myogenesis-regulating glycosidase-like, translating into MYTFLPESFTPVKQKPSKELRPMLGAILLGLILFIAAVVAWCYYTVSLRKAERLKTELMDLRADGFVIRNQHGDVVFRLAFRSGSLDLESCSKEGEILSCSRSSRGPLNFFIQTVKPKDTVMCYRVRWEELAAGPAVEHTMFWEDAHWYGGSEMSTQHWPIRLAGYQEPVPYVTSDVYSFRDSFGGILERYWLSSKAAAIKINDSVPFHLGFNATERALFFQARYKDSPYKPPPGQQPFPELSYRVCVGSDVTSIHKYMVRRYFNKPSKIPAENAFRYPIWSTWALYKNDIDQDKLLRFAEKIKKYHFNCSHIEIDDMYTQAYGDFDFDPVKFPNVTEMFAKLREDGFKVTLWTHPFINYNSSNFGVGIERQLFIKEPSGRLPAMVEWWNGIGAILDFTNPAARDWFQSHLRQLRHKYGISSFKFDAGETSYLPKQFSTFRPLSDPSIWSRRYTEMAIPFYELAEVRVGYQSQNISCFFRIIDRDSVWGYELGLKSLIPTVLTISMLGYPFISADMIGGNFFPNKTNGAVEIPDRELYVRWLELSAFMPSMQFSIPPWLYDKEVVEIAQKFTELHESLVAPLLLELAGEVTDTGDPIIRPIWWISPRDEATHRIDSQFLIGDTLMVAPVLEMGKQERDVYLPAGKWRSYKGELFEKTPVLLTDYPVDLDEVAYFLWVS; encoded by the coding sequence ATGTACACCTTCCTGCCAGAGAGCTTCACACCGGTGAAGCAGAAGCCGTCCAAGGAGCTGAGGCCTATGCTGGGCGCCATCTTGCTGGGCCTCATCCTGTTCATTGCTGCGGTGGTGGCCTGGTGCTACTACACGGTGTCCCTGAGGAAGGCGGAGCGGCTCAAGACGGAGCTGATGGACCTGCGGGCGGACGGCTTTGTCATCCGCAACCAGCACGGGGACGTGGTGTTCCGGCTGGCCTTCCGCTCGGGCAGCCTGGACCTGGAGTCGTGTTCCAAGGAGGGCGAGATCCTGAGCTGCTCGCGCTCCAGCCGGGGGCCGCTCAACTTCTTCATCCAGACGGTGAAGCCCAAGGACACGGTGATGTGCTACCGCGTGCGCTGGGAGGAGCTGGCGGCTGGCCCGGCTGTGGAGCACACCATGTTCTGGGAGGACGCCCACTGGTACGGGGGCTCGGAGATGAGCACCCAGCACTGGCCCATCCGCCTGGCCGGCTACCAGGAGCCCGTGCCCTACGTCACCAGCGACGTCTACTCCTTCCGCGACAGCTTTGGCGGCATCCTCGAGCGCTATTGGCTCTCCTCCAAGGCAGCGGCCATCAAGATCAACGACTCCGTGCCCTTTCACCTGGGCTTCAACGCCACTGAGCGCGCTCTCTTCTTCCAGGCCCGCTACAAGGACTCCCCCTACAAACCCCCACCGGGCCAGCAGCCCTTCCCCGAGCTCAGCTACCGCGTCTGCGTGGGCTCCGATGTCACCTCCATCCACAAGTACATGGTGCGCAGATACTTCAACAAGCCCTCCAAGATCCCTGCTGAGAACGCCTTCCGATACCCCATATGGTCTACATGGGCCCTCTACAAGAATGATATTGACCAGGATAAACTCTTGCGGTTTGCTGAAAAGATCAAGAAATACCATTTTAACTGCAGCCACATTGAGATTGATGACATGTATACCCAAGCCTATGGGGACTTTGACTTTGACCCTGTCAAGTTCCCCAATGTAACAGAGATGTTTGCCAAGCTGAGGGAAGATGGATTTAAGGTCACTCTGTGGACACATCCTTTCATAAACTACAATTCCTCCAATTTTGGTGTGGGGATTGAGCGTCAGCTGTTCATCAAGGAGCCATCGGGGCGGCTGCCGGCCATGGTGGAGTGGTGGAATGGCATTGGGGCCATCCTGGACTTCACCAACCCAGCAGCTCGTGACTGGTTCCAGAGCCACCTGCGCCAGCTCCGGCACAAGTACGGCATCTCATCCTTCAAGTTTGATGCGGGCGAGACCAGCTACCTGCCCAAGCAGTTCAGCACCTTCCGCCCGCTGTCAGACCCCAGCATTTGGTCCCGGCGCTACACGGAGATGGCCATTCCCTTCTACGAGCTGGCCGAGGTGCGGGTGGGCTACCAGTCACAGAACATCTCCTGCTTCTTCCGTATCATTGACCGCGACTCTGTCTGGGGCTACGAGCTCGGCCTCAAATCCCTCATCCCCACCGTCCTCACCATCAGCATGCTGGGGTACCCATTCATATCTGCTGACATGATAGGGggcaattttttccccaataaaaCCAATGGCGCGGTGGAGATCCCCGACCGGGAGCTGTACGTGCGCTGGCTGGAGCTGTCGGCCTTCATGCCCTCCATGCAGTTCTCCATCCCGCCCTGGCTCTATGACAAGGAGGTGGTGGAGATTGCGCAGAAGTTCACGGAGCTCCACGAGTCGCTGGTGGCCccgctgctgctggagctggcgGGGGAGGTCACCGACACGGGTGACCCCATCATCCGTCCCATCTGGTGGATCTCGCCCCGCGACGAGGCCACTCACCGGATCGACTCCCAGTTCCTCATTGGGGACACCCTCATGGTGGCTCCTGTGCTGGAGATGGGCAAGCAGGAGCGAGATGTCTACCTGCCAGCGGGCAAGTGGCGCAGCTACAAGGGAGAGCTGTTTGAGAAGACGCCAGTGCTGCTCACCGACTATCCCGTTGACCTGGATGAAGTTGCCTATTTCCTCTGGGTTTCCTAA